The Planctomycetota bacterium region AGCCAGGGCATGCTTCTCGCCGCGAGCAACGACGACCACACGCAAGTCGTGCTGCTGAGCCCGATGAGCGACATCGCACCCGGAAGCCGCGTCGGCTGACCCCTGTGGCCGATCCCTGGCTTGATCGCATGCTGCGCGAACTGCACATCTCGAACCTTGCGGTCATCGCCGACGCGAAGGTCGAGCTGGCCGCCGGGCTCAACTGTTTCACCGGCGAGACCGGCGCGGGTAAGTCGCTGGTCATCGGAGCGATCGGCGTGCTGCTCGGGCTGCGGTCGGCGTCGACGCTTCTGCGGCGCGGGGCAAGGGAGGGGCGTGTCTCGGGCGTCTTCGAGATCGGCGACGACACGCTGCGTCAAGCGCTTTCGGCCGCGACCGATGTGCCGTTCGACGAGGATGCCGATTTGCTCCTCACGCGTCGGATCTTCGCCAGCGGCCGAACGTCCGCGTCGGTCAACGGCCACCCCGTCACGCTCGGCATGCTCCGCGCCGCCGGCGAGTTGCTCGCCGACGTGCATGGACAACACGATCACGTTTTCCTGCTCAAGGCCGCGAACCAACTCGACGTGCTCGACCAGTACGCCCGGCTGGAAAAGCCGCGCACCGAGCATGCGGCGACCTGGTCGGAGTTGCAGGCGACCCGGGCCAAGATCGCGGACCTCCGACGCGGCGAGAAAGACCGCACGCAGCGGATCGACTTTCTCAAGTTCCAACTCGATGAGATCGAGGCCGCCGCCCCTGATGCGGACGAGTTTGAAGCGCTCGAAAAGAAAGCCTCGAAGCTCGGTAACCTGGAGACGCTCAAGACCGACAGCACTGCCGCCCACGACGCGCTGTACGAGAACGACGATGCGTTGGTCGAGCGGTTGCGTTCGATCGGGCGGTCACTCGATCACTTGAGCGACCTCGATGCGGAGGTGAAGCCGATCGCCGAGGCGGTCAAGAGTGCGACGTTGCAACTAGACGAAGCTGCCCGGGATCTCGGCCGCTACACGCAGAAGCTCGACCTCGACCCGGCCGAGTTGGAAGAAACGCAGACCCGGCTCAACACGCTCAACCGCCTGCTCAAAAAGTACGGCCCGTCCATGGCCGATGTGCTGGCGTTTCGTGACGGGTTGCGGGCGG contains the following coding sequences:
- the recN gene encoding DNA repair protein RecN; protein product: MLRELHISNLAVIADAKVELAAGLNCFTGETGAGKSLVIGAIGVLLGLRSASTLLRRGAREGRVSGVFEIGDDTLRQALSAATDVPFDEDADLLLTRRIFASGRTSASVNGHPVTLGMLRAAGELLADVHGQHDHVFLLKAANQLDVLDQYARLEKPRTEHAATWSELQATRAKIADLRRGEKDRTQRIDFLKFQLDEIEAAAPDADEFEALEKKASKLGNLETLKTDSTAAHDALYENDDALVERLRSIGRSLDHLSDLDAEVKPIAEAVKSATLQLDEAARDLGRYTQKLDLDPAELEETQTRLNTLNRLLKKYGPSMADVLAFRDGLRAELADLDGAGDNADALEAKLKPLAEKREKLAAVLTKKRGAAARKLTPLIESQLAELGMPKAKFRVDVAPGEPSAAGDDAVEFVAQTNPGLEPQPLRKIASGGELSRIMLALKQVLAQGDRISVLVFDEIDANVGGRLGSVIGSKLRHLAEAHQVLCITHLPQIAAHADRHLTVRKDQAGDATVSTVEVMTGESRVEELAAMIGGAKITETTRAQARELLDVARR